Proteins from a genomic interval of Streptomyces sp. NBC_00820:
- the tyrS gene encoding tyrosine--tRNA ligase has protein sequence MTDIVDELKWRGLFALSTDEDALRKALADGPVTFYCGFDPTAPSLHVGHLVQVLTVRRLQQAGHRPLALVGGATGQIGDPRPTAERTLNDPETVAGWVGRLRSQIEPFLSFEGENAAIMVNNLDWTANLTAIEFLRDIGKHFRVNKMLTKDSVARRLESDQGISYTEFSYQLLQGMDFLQLYRRYGCTLQQGGSDQWGNLTAGLDLIHRLEPEAEAHALATPLMTKADGTKFGKTEGGAIWLDPEMTTPYAFYQFWLNVDDRDITKYMRILSFKSREEIEELERQTEERPQARAAQRALAEELTTLVHGAEQTAAVIAASKALFGQGELAELDERTLAAALSEVPHVQVAELGLVTDLLAETGLVASKSAARRTVKEGGAYVNNVKVTAEDAVPAAGDLIHGRWLVLRRGKKNLAAVEVKGA, from the coding sequence GTGACGGACATCGTCGACGAGCTGAAGTGGCGTGGGCTGTTCGCCCTGTCCACCGACGAGGACGCTTTGCGCAAGGCGCTCGCGGACGGTCCCGTCACGTTCTATTGCGGCTTCGACCCGACCGCGCCGTCGCTCCATGTGGGACATCTGGTGCAGGTGCTCACCGTGCGCCGGCTCCAGCAGGCCGGACACCGGCCGCTGGCGCTGGTCGGCGGCGCGACGGGCCAGATCGGTGACCCGCGCCCCACCGCCGAGCGTACGCTGAACGACCCGGAGACGGTGGCCGGCTGGGTGGGCAGGCTGCGCTCCCAGATCGAGCCGTTCCTGTCCTTCGAGGGCGAGAACGCGGCGATCATGGTGAACAACCTCGACTGGACCGCGAACCTCACCGCGATCGAGTTCCTGCGGGACATCGGCAAGCACTTCCGCGTCAACAAGATGCTGACGAAGGACTCCGTGGCCCGCCGCCTGGAGTCCGACCAGGGCATCAGCTACACCGAGTTCAGCTACCAGCTCCTGCAGGGCATGGACTTCCTGCAGCTGTACCGGCGGTACGGCTGCACGCTCCAGCAGGGCGGCAGCGACCAGTGGGGCAACCTCACGGCCGGTCTCGACCTGATCCACCGGCTGGAGCCGGAGGCGGAGGCGCACGCGCTGGCCACCCCGCTGATGACCAAGGCCGACGGCACCAAGTTCGGCAAGACCGAGGGCGGCGCCATCTGGCTCGACCCGGAGATGACGACGCCGTACGCGTTCTACCAGTTCTGGCTGAACGTGGACGACCGGGACATCACGAAGTACATGCGGATCCTCTCCTTCAAGTCCCGCGAGGAGATCGAGGAGCTGGAGCGGCAGACCGAGGAGCGCCCGCAGGCCCGTGCCGCGCAGCGTGCGCTGGCCGAGGAGCTGACGACGCTGGTGCACGGTGCCGAGCAGACGGCCGCCGTGATCGCCGCGTCCAAGGCGCTGTTCGGTCAGGGCGAGCTGGCGGAGCTGGACGAGCGGACGCTGGCGGCGGCGCTGTCCGAGGTGCCGCACGTCCAGGTCGCCGAGCTGGGTCTGGTGACCGACCTGCTCGCCGAGACCGGCCTGGTCGCGAGCAAGTCGGCGGCGCGCCGGACGGTCAAGGAGGGCGGTGCCTACGTGAACAACGTGAAGGTGACCGCCGAGGACGCGGTGCCGGCCGCCGGGGACCTGATCCACGGCCGCTGGCTGGTGCTGCGCCGGGGCAAGAAGAACCTGGCGGCGGTCGAGGTCAAGGGCGCCTGA
- a CDS encoding GlsB/YeaQ/YmgE family stress response membrane protein encodes MGWLWAIIVGFVLGLIAKALIPGKQHSPLWLTTICGILGALVGNAVARAAGVETTRGIDWSRHVFQLVAAIIIVFVGDILYRETLGKRRARA; translated from the coding sequence ATGGGCTGGCTGTGGGCGATCATCGTGGGATTCGTGCTCGGCCTCATCGCGAAGGCGCTCATCCCGGGCAAGCAGCACAGCCCCCTGTGGCTGACCACCATCTGTGGCATTCTCGGCGCCCTCGTGGGCAACGCCGTCGCCCGCGCGGCAGGCGTCGAGACGACCCGCGGCATCGACTGGAGCCGGCACGTCTTCCAGCTCGTCGCGGCGATCATCATCGTGTTCGTCGGCGACATCCTCTACCGCGAGACGCTGGGCAAACGCAGAGCGCGGGCCTGA
- a CDS encoding DUF3099 domain-containing protein, whose amino-acid sequence MRKQHGGGVQVFRITGARTGLAEDVRGRQRRYVISMAIRTVSVILAASLWNVERYVAIVALVLGALLPYVAVVIANAGRERPPSLPSTFVTTPMKVGAPSTLSPVAEIAPPAREAEAESAKGDVPPDPAAGAAGSGPTGPDHGA is encoded by the coding sequence ATGCGGAAGCAGCACGGCGGCGGCGTCCAGGTGTTCCGGATCACCGGCGCCCGGACCGGGCTCGCCGAGGACGTACGGGGCCGGCAGCGGCGGTACGTCATCTCGATGGCGATCCGTACCGTGTCGGTGATTCTCGCGGCCTCGCTCTGGAACGTGGAACGGTACGTCGCGATCGTGGCGCTGGTGCTGGGCGCGCTGCTGCCCTATGTCGCCGTGGTGATCGCGAACGCCGGCCGGGAACGGCCGCCTTCGCTTCCGTCGACCTTCGTCACCACGCCGATGAAGGTGGGGGCGCCTTCCACGCTTTCGCCGGTGGCGGAGATCGCGCCGCCCGCGCGGGAGGCAGAGGCGGAATCCGCGAAGGGTGACGTACCGCCGGATCCCGCGGCGGGGGCGGCCGGGAGCGGTCCTACCGGGCCTGACCACGGAGCGTGA